A single window of Streptomyces sudanensis DNA harbors:
- a CDS encoding DNA repair helicase XPB yields the protein MNGPLIVQSDKTLLLEVDHERADACRRAIAPFAELERAPEHIHTYRVTPLGLWNARAAGHDAEQVVDALVEFSRYPVPHALLVDVAETMARYGRLTLHKHPVHGLVLTTTDRPVLEEVLRSKRIKPLVGERVDPDTVVVHPSERGQVKQTLLKLGWPAEDLAGYVDGEAHRIDLDESGWALRPYQRQAVEGFWHGGSGVVVLPCGAGKTLVGAGAMAQAKATTLILVTNTVSARQWKHELVRRTSLTEDEIGEYSGARKEIRPVTIATYQVLTTRRKGVYPHLELFDSRDWGLIVYDEVHLLPAPVFKFTADLQARRRLGLTATLVREDGRESDVFSLIGPKRFDAPWKEIEAQGYIAPADCVEVRVDLTESERLAYATAEAEEKYRFCATTDTKRRVTEAIVRKFAGQQILVIGQYIDQLDELGEHLGAPVIKGETPNAQREKLFEAFRNGEISVLVVSKVANFSIDLPEATVAIQVSGTFGSRQEEAQRLGRVLRPKADGHQAHFYSVVARDTIDQDFAAHRQRFLAEQGYAYRIVDASELLSEA from the coding sequence GTGAACGGACCGCTGATCGTCCAGAGTGACAAAACGCTTCTGCTGGAGGTCGACCACGAGCGGGCCGACGCCTGCCGCCGCGCCATCGCGCCGTTCGCGGAGCTGGAGCGGGCACCCGAGCACATCCACACGTACCGCGTGACCCCGCTCGGCCTGTGGAACGCGCGGGCCGCCGGGCACGACGCGGAGCAGGTCGTCGACGCGCTGGTCGAGTTCTCCCGGTACCCGGTGCCGCACGCGCTGCTCGTCGACGTCGCCGAGACGATGGCCCGGTACGGGCGGCTCACCCTCCACAAGCACCCCGTGCACGGCCTGGTCCTCACCACCACCGACCGGCCCGTCCTGGAGGAGGTGCTGCGGTCGAAGCGGATCAAGCCGCTCGTCGGGGAGCGCGTCGACCCGGACACGGTCGTCGTCCACCCCTCCGAGCGCGGCCAGGTCAAGCAGACCCTCCTCAAGCTGGGCTGGCCCGCCGAGGACCTCGCCGGGTACGTCGACGGCGAGGCGCACCGCATCGACCTGGACGAGTCGGGCTGGGCGCTGCGCCCCTACCAGCGGCAGGCCGTCGAGGGGTTCTGGCACGGCGGGTCGGGCGTCGTGGTGCTGCCGTGCGGCGCGGGCAAGACCCTCGTCGGCGCCGGGGCCATGGCGCAGGCGAAGGCGACGACGCTGATCCTCGTCACCAACACCGTCTCCGCCCGGCAGTGGAAGCACGAGCTGGTCAGGCGGACCTCGCTCACCGAGGACGAGATCGGCGAGTACAGCGGCGCCCGCAAGGAGATCCGCCCGGTCACCATCGCCACGTACCAGGTGCTGACGACCCGGCGGAAGGGCGTCTACCCGCACCTGGAGCTGTTCGACTCCCGCGACTGGGGCCTGATCGTCTACGACGAGGTGCACCTGCTGCCCGCGCCGGTCTTCAAGTTCACCGCCGACCTCCAGGCGCGGCGGCGCCTCGGGCTGACCGCGACGCTGGTGCGCGAGGACGGGCGCGAGTCGGACGTGTTCTCCCTCATCGGGCCGAAGCGGTTCGACGCGCCGTGGAAGGAGATCGAGGCGCAGGGGTACATCGCGCCCGCCGACTGCGTGGAGGTCCGCGTCGACCTGACCGAGTCGGAGCGGCTCGCGTACGCCACGGCGGAGGCGGAGGAGAAGTACCGGTTCTGCGCGACGACGGACACCAAGCGGCGGGTCACCGAGGCGATCGTCCGGAAGTTCGCCGGGCAGCAGATCCTCGTCATCGGGCAGTACATCGACCAGCTCGACGAGCTGGGCGAGCACCTCGGCGCGCCCGTCATCAAGGGCGAGACGCCCAACGCGCAGCGCGAGAAGCTGTTCGAGGCGTTCCGGAACGGGGAGATCAGTGTGCTGGTCGTCTCGAAGGTCGCGAACTTCTCCATCGACCTGCCCGAGGCGACGGTGGCGATCCAGGTGTCGGGCACCTTCGGATCGCGGCAGGAGGAGGCGCAGCGGCTGGGGCGGGTCCTGCGGCCCAAGGCCGACGGCCACCAGGCGCACTTCTACTCGGTCGTCGCACGCGACACCATCGACCAGGACTTCGCCGCGCACCGCCAGCGGTTCCTCGCCGAACAGGGCTACGCCTACCGGATCGTCGACGCGAGCGAACTGCTGAGCGAGGCCTGA
- a CDS encoding NUDIX hydrolase → MQWKIHGERPIYENDWVNLWLTDVETPDGNRWEHHVVKLRHLAVAAVVNERREVLMMWRHRFITNTWAWELPMGLVEEGETPAEAAAREVLEETGWRPGPVRPLIYAEPANGITDSQHHVFRADGAVYEGPPTEKNESDRIEWIPLTDVRGMIDRREIVSSGSLVGLLYVLMDETIR, encoded by the coding sequence ATGCAGTGGAAGATCCACGGGGAACGTCCGATCTACGAGAACGACTGGGTGAACCTGTGGCTCACCGACGTCGAGACACCGGACGGGAACCGCTGGGAGCACCACGTCGTCAAGCTGCGTCACCTGGCCGTGGCGGCCGTCGTCAACGAACGGCGCGAGGTGCTGATGATGTGGCGGCACCGCTTCATCACGAACACCTGGGCGTGGGAGCTGCCCATGGGCCTGGTCGAGGAGGGCGAGACCCCGGCCGAGGCGGCGGCCCGTGAGGTCCTGGAGGAGACCGGCTGGCGTCCCGGCCCCGTCCGACCGCTGATCTACGCCGAACCGGCCAACGGCATCACCGATTCCCAGCACCACGTCTTCCGGGCCGACGGAGCTGTGTACGAAGGGCCACCGACCGAGAAGAACGAGTCGGACCGGATCGAGTGGATCCCCCTGACCGACGTGCGGGGCATGATCGACCGCCGCGAGATCGTCAGCAGCGGCTCCCTGGTCGGGCTGCTCTACGTGCTCATGGACGAGACGATCCGCTGA
- a CDS encoding glycosyltransferase family 39 protein encodes MTDRSRYRRFPVWPVPFLWTVLLGSWGLSRQHSVWRDEAATWQVALRSTGEIVCMLEHVDVVHGLYYLFMHGLFECFGPSVTVLRLPSVLAVAVGAACVAVLGRRLAGSPVGLGGGMVFGLLPSVQFHLQEGRPYGLVAAGSGVSTLLLVRVLQGRGSRWAHWTGYGCAVLVCGLLNWLSLLVLPAHLATLAWAHAARGTWIAWAVSSTAATAGVAPLILFSRAQSGQVSWIPPLTWHMLIGPAVLLAIAGLGALLDRPRTGRLSATAVGLPLLAVPQLVLMGISLFKPLFVDRYILFGLLGAALMTGVVLGALVRAVSRRSRSASRWVLPTAIAVIMAALLPQALAKRSPQSRVDDVMAVAARVERLKEPEDAVLFVPAARRDTRMVSPYAFEGLRDIALEETPERSGTLKGVEWDPVRIRTEILARRRVVLVTDAAEVAKPTASSRDEAKISTLRTYFTPVADEQVRGRRVTVYERLASGRPPRPLPASPLRVPEDTR; translated from the coding sequence ATGACCGACCGATCCCGGTACCGCCGATTTCCCGTCTGGCCGGTTCCGTTCCTCTGGACCGTCCTGCTCGGCTCGTGGGGGCTCTCGCGGCAGCACAGCGTCTGGCGGGACGAGGCCGCGACCTGGCAGGTCGCCCTCCGGTCGACCGGGGAGATCGTGTGCATGCTGGAGCACGTCGATGTCGTGCACGGCCTGTACTACCTGTTCATGCACGGGCTGTTCGAGTGCTTCGGCCCTTCGGTCACGGTGCTGCGGCTTCCCTCCGTGCTGGCCGTCGCGGTGGGAGCGGCGTGTGTGGCGGTGCTCGGGCGGCGGCTGGCCGGGAGCCCGGTGGGCCTGGGCGGGGGCATGGTGTTCGGGCTGCTGCCCTCCGTGCAGTTCCACCTCCAGGAGGGGCGCCCGTACGGCCTAGTGGCGGCCGGGTCCGGCGTCTCGACCCTGCTGCTGGTGAGGGTGCTCCAGGGACGGGGGAGCCGGTGGGCGCACTGGACCGGTTACGGCTGCGCGGTCCTCGTGTGCGGCCTGCTGAACTGGCTCTCCTTACTGGTTCTTCCCGCGCACCTGGCGACTCTGGCGTGGGCGCATGCCGCGCGGGGGACGTGGATCGCCTGGGCCGTGTCGTCCACGGCCGCGACGGCGGGCGTCGCACCGCTGATCCTCTTCAGCCGGGCCCAGTCCGGCCAGGTGTCCTGGATACCGCCCCTCACCTGGCACATGCTGATCGGGCCGGCGGTCCTCCTGGCGATCGCCGGTCTGGGGGCCCTTCTGGACCGGCCCCGGACGGGGCGGCTCTCGGCAACGGCCGTCGGGCTGCCGCTGCTTGCGGTTCCGCAGCTCGTCCTCATGGGGATCTCCCTGTTCAAGCCCCTGTTCGTGGACCGGTACATCCTGTTCGGCCTGCTGGGTGCGGCCCTGATGACCGGTGTCGTCCTCGGCGCACTCGTACGGGCGGTCTCGCGGCGGTCGCGGAGCGCATCGCGGTGGGTCCTTCCCACGGCGATCGCCGTCATCATGGCCGCTCTGCTGCCGCAGGCACTGGCGAAGCGCTCGCCGCAGAGCCGCGTGGACGACGTCATGGCGGTGGCGGCGCGGGTGGAGCGGCTGAAGGAGCCCGAGGACGCCGTCCTCTTCGTCCCGGCGGCGCGACGGGACACCAGGATGGTCTCCCCGTACGCGTTCGAGGGCCTCCGGGACATAGCCCTGGAGGAAACCCCGGAACGCTCCGGAACGCTGAAGGGCGTGGAGTGGGACCCGGTGCGCATCCGGACGGAGATACTCGCCCGGCGGCGCGTCGTCCTCGTCACCGACGCGGCGGAGGTGGCCAAGCCGACGGCCTCGTCCCGGGACGAGGCGAAGATCTCCACGCTGCGGACGTACTTCACGCCGGTGGCCGACGAGCAGGTCCGCGGCCGGAGGGTGACGGTGTACGAGAGGCTCGCGTCCGGCCGCCCGCCGCGCCCCCTGCCCGCATCCCCTCTTCGGGTTCCGGAAGACACGAGGTGA
- a CDS encoding HelD family protein — MPETAPDPLARERAHLAASRAALRAMREEVEALDIRDVTANWVNAAVLQRQIEERVEALADLAHTPLFFGRLDYLPTTQEGQGFHIGRRHVHDAHGDPMVVDWRAPVSQPFYRASRQDPQDVRLRRRFGYTGGELTAYEDEHLTDPDEAETTSRLLRAEIERPRVGPMRDIVATIQPEQDEIVRSGLAGTVCVQGGPGTGKTAVGLHRVAYLLYAHRERLARTGTLVVGPNRSFLRYIEQVLPALGELEVRQATVDELVGAHVEVRGADDPAAAAVKGDARMAEVLRRALRSHVTPPTEPVVVVRGSRRWRIPAYEVAEIVSELLARDMRYGAAREALPQRIAHAVLVRMEAAGEAPDDRVQDQVARSAAVKAAVKAIWPPVDPAKLVLRLLSDPEFLAEHARGILDEDERKALLWARPPRSVKSAKWSPADAVLVDEAADLVTRTPSLGHVVLDEAQDLSPMQYRAVGRRCSTGSATVLGDLAQGTTPWATESWDRALAHLGKPDAVVEELTAGFRVPREVIAYASRLLPHIAPGLAAVRSVRESPGSLEVRAVEAGRRDAEVVAACAEFLRAEGSTGLIAADPRVPALARALREAGVPFLSPGEETTPDVRLTLVPASLAKGLEYDHVVLDEPAAVVAAEPDDRTGLRRLYVALTRAVSGLKVLHASPLPEQLASA; from the coding sequence ATGCCCGAAACCGCACCCGACCCCCTCGCCCGTGAGCGCGCCCACCTCGCGGCGTCCCGCGCGGCGCTGCGCGCCATGCGGGAGGAGGTCGAGGCGCTGGACATCCGCGACGTCACCGCGAACTGGGTCAACGCCGCCGTCCTGCAGCGGCAGATCGAGGAGCGCGTCGAGGCGCTCGCCGACCTCGCCCACACGCCCCTGTTCTTCGGCCGGCTCGACTACCTGCCCACCACGCAGGAGGGCCAGGGGTTCCACATCGGGCGGCGGCACGTCCACGACGCCCACGGCGACCCGATGGTGGTCGACTGGCGGGCGCCCGTGTCGCAGCCGTTCTACCGGGCGTCCCGGCAGGACCCGCAGGACGTGCGGCTGCGGCGCCGCTTCGGCTACACGGGCGGCGAGCTCACCGCGTACGAGGACGAGCACCTGACCGACCCGGACGAGGCGGAGACGACCAGCCGGCTGCTCCGGGCGGAGATCGAACGGCCGCGCGTGGGACCCATGCGGGACATCGTCGCGACGATCCAGCCCGAGCAGGACGAGATCGTCCGCAGCGGCCTGGCGGGGACGGTGTGCGTGCAGGGCGGGCCCGGCACCGGCAAGACCGCGGTGGGCCTGCACCGGGTGGCGTACCTGCTGTACGCGCACCGGGAGCGGCTGGCCCGCACCGGCACGCTGGTCGTCGGGCCGAACCGGTCGTTCCTCCGGTACATCGAGCAGGTGCTGCCCGCCCTCGGCGAGCTGGAGGTGCGGCAGGCCACCGTCGACGAGCTGGTCGGCGCGCACGTCGAGGTGCGGGGCGCCGACGACCCGGCGGCGGCCGCGGTGAAGGGCGACGCGCGGATGGCGGAGGTCCTGCGCCGCGCGCTGCGGTCGCACGTCACGCCGCCGACGGAGCCCGTCGTGGTGGTGCGCGGGTCGCGGCGGTGGCGGATCCCCGCGTACGAGGTGGCGGAGATCGTCTCGGAGCTGCTGGCCCGCGACATGCGGTACGGCGCCGCCCGCGAGGCCCTGCCGCAGCGCATCGCGCACGCGGTGCTGGTGCGGATGGAGGCCGCCGGGGAGGCGCCGGACGACCGGGTGCAGGACCAGGTGGCGCGGAGCGCCGCCGTGAAGGCCGCCGTCAAGGCGATCTGGCCGCCCGTGGACCCGGCGAAGCTGGTGCTGCGGCTGCTGTCGGACCCGGAGTTCCTGGCGGAGCACGCGCGGGGGATCCTCGACGAGGACGAGCGGAAGGCCCTGCTGTGGGCGAGGCCGCCGCGGAGCGTGAAGTCGGCGAAGTGGTCGCCCGCGGACGCCGTGCTGGTGGACGAGGCGGCGGACCTGGTGACGCGCACCCCGTCGCTGGGCCACGTGGTGCTGGACGAGGCGCAGGACCTGTCGCCCATGCAGTACCGGGCGGTGGGGCGGCGCTGCTCGACCGGTTCGGCGACGGTGCTGGGCGACCTGGCGCAGGGCACCACGCCGTGGGCGACGGAGAGCTGGGACCGGGCGCTGGCCCACCTGGGGAAGCCGGACGCGGTGGTGGAGGAGCTGACGGCCGGCTTCCGCGTGCCGCGCGAGGTGATCGCCTACGCGTCGCGCCTGCTGCCGCACATCGCGCCGGGCCTGGCGGCGGTCCGGTCGGTGCGGGAGAGCCCGGGCTCGCTGGAGGTGCGGGCGGTGGAGGCCGGCCGGCGGGACGCGGAGGTGGTCGCCGCGTGCGCGGAGTTCCTCCGCGCGGAGGGCTCCACCGGCCTGATCGCCGCCGATCCGCGCGTCCCGGCTCTGGCACGGGCGCTGCGGGAGGCCGGGGTGCCGTTCCTGTCGCCGGGCGAGGAGACGACCCCGGACGTGCGGCTGACGCTGGTCCCGGCGTCCCTGGCGAAGGGCCTGGAGTATGACCACGTGGTCCTCGACGAGCCGGCGGCGGTGGTGGCCGCGGAACCGGACGACCGCACCGGCCTGCGCCGCCTGTACGTGGCGCTGACCCGCGCGGTGTCGGGTCTGAAGGTCCTGCACGCCTCCCCGCTGCCGGAGCAGCTCGCCTCCGCCTGA
- a CDS encoding HAD family hydrolase: MPLTVGFDLDMTLIDSRPGIHATYRELSARTGVWIDADLVVSRLGPPLEQELANWFPEEHVVEMVAAYREIYPTHAIEASLALPGAREAIRAVREAGGRSVVVTAKNEPHAKLHLEHLGMEPDAVIGWLWAEAKAEALREHDATVYVGDHLGDIRGARAAGALAVSVATGPYGEEALREAGADVVLPDLTAFPDWWAAYAGGALSRA; encoded by the coding sequence ATGCCTCTCACCGTCGGGTTCGACCTCGACATGACCCTCATCGACTCCCGTCCCGGTATCCACGCCACCTACCGGGAACTTTCGGCTCGCACCGGGGTGTGGATCGACGCCGACCTGGTGGTGTCCCGCCTCGGTCCACCGCTCGAACAGGAGCTGGCCAACTGGTTTCCAGAAGAACACGTCGTGGAGATGGTCGCCGCGTACCGTGAGATCTACCCCACGCACGCCATCGAGGCCTCCCTCGCCCTGCCGGGCGCGCGGGAGGCGATCCGGGCCGTCCGCGAGGCGGGCGGGCGGAGCGTCGTCGTCACCGCGAAGAACGAGCCGCACGCGAAGCTGCACCTCGAACACCTCGGCATGGAACCCGACGCCGTGATCGGCTGGCTGTGGGCCGAGGCGAAGGCGGAGGCACTGCGCGAGCACGACGCCACCGTGTACGTCGGCGACCACCTGGGCGACATCCGCGGCGCCCGCGCGGCCGGCGCGCTCGCCGTGTCGGTGGCGACCGGGCCGTACGGCGAGGAGGCCCTGCGCGAGGCCGGCGCGGACGTCGTCCTGCCCGACCTGACGGCCTTCCCCGACTGGTGGGCGGCCTACGCGGGGGGCGCGCTCTCCCGGGCCTGA
- a CDS encoding JmjC domain-containing protein → MSLSLLLPEEGVTDLLASWPDEPRVYERGKTALDEIASPEVIRGYLFRGCVPADEIAVVKAPAPSLNQKAFTTNGRADRAKLARLYESGHTIRLGNLQRIIPAMAQVSEDIQRETGYSNYIHTFLTPPANQGLRHHWDQQMAVIVQIAGTKQWQLWRPPVEAPMREYNESWRVWRDDYIPTWEAAGPDMEVDLKAGRSLLLPRGWVHNPHVVVDEHSIHLTFAIRERTPMWLVEKLVAGAIETPDFRRVILPGDLTGPALVERLREARQSLRRHLDSLVLDDLAPTVRAAALAEPEYST, encoded by the coding sequence ATGTCGCTGAGTCTCTTACTGCCCGAGGAGGGCGTAACCGATCTTCTGGCCTCGTGGCCGGACGAACCCCGCGTGTACGAACGCGGCAAGACCGCCCTGGACGAGATCGCCTCACCCGAGGTGATCCGGGGCTACCTCTTCAGGGGATGCGTCCCAGCCGACGAGATCGCCGTCGTCAAGGCCCCCGCCCCTTCCCTGAACCAGAAGGCGTTCACCACGAACGGCCGGGCCGACCGCGCGAAGCTCGCGCGCCTGTACGAGAGCGGCCACACCATCCGCCTCGGGAACCTCCAGCGCATCATCCCGGCCATGGCGCAGGTCTCCGAGGACATCCAGCGGGAGACCGGATACTCCAACTACATCCACACGTTCCTGACCCCGCCGGCCAACCAGGGGCTCCGCCACCACTGGGATCAGCAGATGGCCGTGATCGTACAGATCGCGGGTACGAAACAGTGGCAGCTCTGGAGGCCGCCGGTCGAAGCTCCGATGCGGGAGTACAACGAGAGCTGGCGGGTCTGGCGGGACGACTACATCCCCACCTGGGAGGCCGCGGGTCCGGACATGGAAGTCGACCTGAAGGCGGGTCGGTCCCTGCTGCTGCCACGCGGGTGGGTGCACAACCCGCACGTCGTCGTGGACGAGCACAGCATCCACCTGACCTTCGCCATTCGAGAGCGCACGCCCATGTGGCTGGTGGAGAAACTGGTCGCCGGCGCGATCGAGACCCCGGACTTCCGGCGCGTCATCCTGCCCGGTGACCTCACGGGACCGGCGCTGGTCGAGCGTCTGCGGGAGGCACGACAGTCCCTCCGGCGGCATCTGGACTCCCTCGTCCTGGACGACCTCGCGCCGACGGTGAGGGCAGCGGCCCTCGCGGAGCCGGAGTACTCCACGTGA
- a CDS encoding DUF6879 family protein, which produces MELISSAERNRLFESFAQDAFHLELRDDYSVPDEDGPYASWLRGEVDNSYMEPWTRMVRKVTGEGKTVRRVRVVTEPHSTYIRWEHATTPINEEAGESIRWVPRHRLPGGLHFPVDGNDWWLFDDSILAVGHFDEHGRVLGSELIEAPEIVAECVRVRDLLWAYATPHGEYTP; this is translated from the coding sequence GTGGAGCTGATCTCCAGCGCCGAGCGCAACCGGCTCTTTGAGAGCTTCGCGCAGGACGCGTTTCACCTGGAACTGAGGGACGACTACTCCGTCCCCGACGAGGACGGCCCGTACGCGAGCTGGCTCCGCGGGGAGGTCGACAACTCCTACATGGAGCCGTGGACACGGATGGTCCGGAAGGTCACCGGCGAAGGAAAGACGGTCCGGCGCGTCCGGGTCGTGACGGAGCCGCACTCGACCTACATCCGATGGGAGCACGCCACCACCCCGATCAACGAGGAGGCCGGCGAAAGCATCCGGTGGGTTCCGCGGCACCGCCTCCCCGGCGGACTCCACTTCCCCGTCGACGGCAACGACTGGTGGTTGTTCGACGACAGCATCCTGGCCGTGGGGCACTTCGACGAGCACGGACGCGTGCTGGGCTCGGAGCTGATCGAAGCCCCTGAGATCGTCGCGGAGTGCGTCCGCGTTCGGGATCTGCTCTGGGCCTACGCCACCCCCCACGGCGAGTACACCCCCTGA
- a CDS encoding helix-turn-helix domain-containing protein, translated as MSRQAQETREALGARLRNFRKDAGFKSGRAFAMVLGWHESKVSRIEHGKQNASEEDIRAWCAATHQDEHAADLIATLRHIDELWLEWRRQLREGVGTRQKKALPVYERTQVFRIWHPNLIWGTFQTSDYATEVFKQAIGFYEVPDDMEAAVAKRLERQRYLYEGKRVYNVLLGEQALYSNVGGPEVMRSQLDRLIALMGLARVSLGIIPRTARTGIWLGHSFSMFDDKLVLIETFSAEMTVTQPRDIELYTKAFALLRQSAVHGERAMSLIRAATNHFTR; from the coding sequence GTGAGCAGGCAAGCACAAGAGACACGTGAGGCACTGGGCGCCCGGCTGCGCAACTTCCGGAAGGACGCCGGGTTCAAGAGCGGTCGGGCATTCGCCATGGTCCTGGGGTGGCACGAGTCGAAGGTCTCGCGGATCGAGCACGGCAAGCAGAACGCCAGCGAGGAGGACATCAGGGCCTGGTGCGCGGCGACGCACCAGGACGAGCACGCGGCCGACCTCATCGCCACGCTTCGCCACATCGACGAGCTGTGGCTCGAGTGGCGCCGGCAACTCAGGGAAGGCGTCGGGACCCGGCAGAAGAAGGCGCTGCCGGTCTATGAGAGGACCCAGGTCTTCCGGATATGGCACCCGAACCTCATCTGGGGCACGTTCCAGACTTCCGACTACGCCACCGAAGTCTTCAAGCAGGCCATCGGCTTCTACGAGGTCCCGGACGACATGGAGGCCGCGGTCGCCAAGCGGCTTGAGCGGCAGAGGTACCTGTACGAGGGGAAGCGGGTGTACAACGTCCTCCTCGGCGAGCAGGCCCTCTACTCCAACGTCGGCGGCCCCGAGGTGATGAGGTCCCAGCTCGATCGTCTGATCGCCCTCATGGGCCTCGCACGAGTCAGCCTGGGCATCATTCCGCGTACCGCCCGGACGGGGATCTGGCTCGGCCACTCGTTCTCCATGTTCGACGACAAGCTCGTCCTGATCGAGACGTTCTCGGCCGAGATGACCGTGACCCAGCCGCGCGACATCGAGCTGTACACCAAGGCATTCGCCCTGTTGAGACAATCCGCGGTCCACGGCGAACGCGCGATGTCGCTGATCAGGGCCGCCACGAACCATTTCACGCGCTGA
- a CDS encoding DUF397 domain-containing protein, giving the protein MAAVEPDWRTSAYTGTENCVGVTDDDPHRTHAGDTKDRDGTALSFPPGSRADSVDYGKRFDV; this is encoded by the coding sequence ATCGCGGCCGTCGAGCCGGACTGGCGCACAAGCGCGTACACCGGCACGGAAAACTGCGTCGGAGTCACCGATGACGACCCGCACCGGACCCACGCCGGAGACACGAAGGACCGGGACGGCACCGCGCTGTCCTTTCCTCCGGGTTCCCGGGCGGATTCCGTGGACTACGGCAAGAGGTTCGACGTGTGA
- a CDS encoding cold-shock protein — protein MPTGKVKWFNSEKGFGFLSRDDGGDVFVHSSVLPAGVDELKPGQRVEFGVVAGQRGDQALSVTVLEPAPSVAAAQRRKPDELASIVQDLTTLLENITPTLERGRYPDKAHGRKIAGLLRAVADQLDV, from the coding sequence TTGCCTACCGGCAAGGTCAAGTGGTTCAACAGTGAGAAGGGCTTCGGCTTCCTCTCCCGCGACGACGGCGGCGACGTCTTCGTGCACTCGTCGGTGCTCCCCGCCGGGGTCGACGAACTCAAGCCGGGCCAGCGCGTGGAGTTCGGCGTGGTCGCCGGGCAGCGGGGCGACCAGGCGCTGTCGGTGACGGTCCTCGAACCGGCCCCCTCGGTCGCGGCGGCGCAGCGCCGGAAGCCGGACGAGCTGGCGTCGATCGTGCAGGACCTGACGACGCTGCTGGAGAACATCACGCCGACGCTGGAGCGGGGGCGCTACCCCGACAAGGCGCACGGCCGGAAGATCGCCGGGCTGCTGCGCGCGGTCGCCGACCAGCTGGACGTCTGA
- a CDS encoding 1,4-dihydroxy-6-naphthoate synthase, with the protein MATRIAYSPCPNDTFVFHAWAHGLVPGAPELDVTFADIDVTNGMAERGELDVLKVSYAVLPWVLDEYALLPCGGALGRGCGPLVLTREPGADLTGRTVAVPGERSTAYLLFRLWAAQAVPGGVGEVVVMPFHEIMPAVRDGRVDAGLVIHEARFTYRQYGLHRLADMGEHWEAATGHPIPLGAIVAKRSLGGEALRGLADAARRSVRRAWASPSEPLPYVREHAQEMDAEVVRRHIELYVNAYTEDLGPGGYEAVRALLGRAAAHGLVPEVPAGALDLP; encoded by the coding sequence GTGGCGACGCGCATCGCGTACTCCCCCTGCCCGAACGACACGTTCGTCTTCCACGCCTGGGCGCACGGGCTGGTGCCCGGGGCGCCCGAGCTGGACGTCACCTTCGCCGACATCGACGTCACCAACGGCATGGCCGAACGCGGCGAGCTGGACGTGCTGAAGGTGTCGTACGCCGTGCTGCCGTGGGTCCTGGACGAGTACGCCCTGCTGCCGTGCGGCGGCGCGCTGGGACGCGGCTGCGGGCCGCTGGTCCTCACCCGCGAGCCCGGAGCCGACCTGACCGGCCGGACCGTCGCCGTGCCGGGCGAGCGGTCGACGGCGTACCTGCTGTTCCGGCTGTGGGCCGCGCAGGCCGTGCCCGGCGGGGTCGGGGAGGTCGTGGTGATGCCCTTCCACGAGATCATGCCCGCGGTGCGGGACGGGAGGGTCGACGCGGGGCTCGTCATCCACGAGGCCCGCTTCACGTACCGGCAGTACGGACTGCACCGCCTCGCCGACATGGGCGAGCACTGGGAGGCCGCGACCGGCCACCCGATCCCGCTCGGCGCGATCGTCGCGAAGCGGTCGCTGGGCGGGGAGGCGCTGCGGGGCCTCGCGGACGCGGCGCGGCGGTCGGTGCGGCGGGCGTGGGCCTCGCCGTCGGAGCCGCTGCCGTACGTGCGGGAGCACGCGCAGGAGATGGACGCCGAGGTGGTGCGGCGGCACATCGAGCTGTACGTGAACGCGTACACCGAGGACCTGGGCCCCGGCGGGTACGAGGCGGTCCGTGCGCTGCTGGGCCGCGCGGCCGCCCACGGCCTGGTGCCCGAGGTGCCCGCGGGGGCCCTGGACCTTCCGTGA